The following proteins come from a genomic window of Micromonospora echinofusca:
- a CDS encoding DUF3043 domain-containing protein: protein MPSLFRRKSSDLVDEAVTTVTPDEESAPAQPRGYTPSKKELGRATPKRPTAGRRPAAATKPLTKEEQRERKRQLRTEAAAEFRREGGPRDRGPERLLARNVVDSRRTVGTWFFGGALIVLVGSNAAMPPVVRLVSNILWGALALGVVVDSVLISRKIRKLVRERFPNTGQRMGSLYLYAIMRSITFRRMRAPEPRVNIGDPV from the coding sequence GTGCCGTCGCTGTTTCGCCGCAAGTCCTCCGACCTCGTCGACGAGGCCGTCACCACGGTGACCCCCGACGAGGAGTCCGCGCCCGCCCAGCCCCGGGGCTACACCCCGAGCAAGAAGGAGCTGGGCAGGGCAACCCCCAAGCGGCCCACCGCCGGCCGCCGGCCGGCCGCGGCCACCAAGCCGTTGACCAAGGAGGAGCAGCGGGAGCGCAAGCGCCAGCTGCGCACCGAGGCCGCGGCGGAGTTCCGCCGTGAGGGCGGCCCCCGCGACCGCGGCCCGGAGCGGCTGCTGGCCCGCAACGTCGTCGACTCCCGGCGTACGGTCGGCACCTGGTTCTTCGGTGGGGCGCTCATCGTGCTGGTCGGCTCGAACGCCGCGATGCCGCCGGTCGTCCGCCTCGTCTCCAACATCCTCTGGGGCGCGCTCGCCCTGGGCGTGGTGGTCGACTCGGTCCTGATCTCGCGCAAGATCCGCAAGCTGGTCCGGGAGCGTTTCCCGAACACCGGGCAGCGGATGGGCTCGCTCTACCTCTACGCCATCATGCGGTCGATCACGTTCCGCCGGATGCGCGCCCCCGAGCCCCGGGTCAACATCGGCGACCCGGTCTGA
- the murA gene encoding UDP-N-acetylglucosamine 1-carboxyvinyltransferase, translated as MTDDVLVVHGGTPLEGRIRVRGAKNLVSKAMVAALLGDSPSRLFDVPKIRDVEVVRGLLGLHGVKVTDGGEDGELVFDPANVESASTDQINVHAGSSRIPILFCGPLLHRLGHAFIPDLGGCHIGPRPIDFHLQALREFGATVEKTPEGLHLSAPNGLHGTKFALPYPSVGATEQVLLTAVMAEGVTELRNAAVEPEIIDLICILQKMGAIIKVHTDRVIEIQGVPRLHGYTHRPIPDRIEAASWAAAALATRGHVEVLGAQQADMMTFLNIFRSVGGEYEVTDARAPKLGDPGQEGGIRFWHPGGELHAVALETDVHPGFMTDWQQPLVVALTQARGLSIVHETVYEQRLGYTEALNSMGANIQVYRDCLGGTPCRFGRRNFKHSAVIAGPSKLHAADLVIPDLRAGFSHLIAALAAEGTSRVYGVDLINRGYEDFEAKLADLGAHVERP; from the coding sequence TTGACCGACGACGTCCTGGTCGTACACGGAGGCACTCCGCTCGAAGGGCGGATCCGCGTGCGCGGCGCGAAGAACCTGGTCTCGAAGGCGATGGTCGCCGCGCTGCTGGGTGACAGCCCGAGCCGACTGTTCGACGTGCCGAAGATCCGCGACGTCGAGGTGGTCCGGGGTCTGCTCGGCCTGCACGGGGTCAAGGTCACCGACGGCGGGGAGGACGGCGAGCTCGTCTTCGACCCGGCGAACGTGGAGAGCGCCAGCACGGACCAGATCAACGTGCACGCCGGCTCCAGCCGGATCCCGATCCTGTTCTGCGGGCCGCTGCTGCACCGCCTAGGCCACGCGTTCATCCCCGACCTGGGCGGCTGCCACATCGGGCCGCGCCCGATCGACTTCCACCTCCAGGCGCTGCGCGAGTTCGGCGCGACGGTCGAGAAGACCCCCGAGGGGCTGCACCTGTCGGCGCCGAACGGGCTGCACGGCACCAAGTTCGCCCTGCCGTACCCGAGCGTCGGCGCCACCGAGCAGGTGCTGCTGACGGCCGTGATGGCCGAGGGGGTCACCGAGCTGCGCAACGCGGCGGTGGAGCCGGAGATCATCGACCTGATCTGCATCCTGCAGAAGATGGGCGCGATCATCAAGGTGCACACCGACCGGGTCATCGAGATCCAGGGTGTGCCCAGGCTGCACGGCTACACGCACCGGCCCATCCCGGACCGGATCGAGGCGGCGAGCTGGGCGGCGGCGGCGCTGGCCACCCGCGGCCACGTCGAGGTGCTCGGCGCGCAGCAGGCCGACATGATGACCTTCCTGAACATCTTCCGCTCCGTCGGCGGTGAGTACGAGGTCACCGACGCCCGGGCGCCGAAGCTCGGCGACCCGGGCCAGGAGGGCGGCATCCGGTTCTGGCACCCGGGCGGCGAGCTGCACGCCGTGGCGCTGGAGACCGACGTGCACCCGGGCTTCATGACCGACTGGCAGCAGCCGCTGGTGGTGGCGCTCACCCAGGCGCGGGGCCTGTCCATCGTCCACGAGACGGTCTACGAGCAGCGGCTGGGCTACACCGAGGCGCTCAACTCGATGGGCGCCAACATCCAGGTCTACCGGGACTGCCTCGGCGGCACCCCGTGCCGCTTCGGCCGGCGCAACTTCAAGCACTCCGCGGTGATCGCGGGGCCGAGCAAGCTGCACGCGGCGGACCTGGTCATCCCCGACCTGCGGGCCGGTTTCAGCCACCTGATCGCCGCGCTGGCGGCGGAGGGCACCTCCCGGGTGTACGGCGTCGACCTGATCAACCGGGGCTACGAGGACTTCGAGGCGAAGCTGGCCGACCTGGGCGCGCACGTCGAGCGTCCGTAA
- the nadA gene encoding quinolinate synthase NadA: MTSTWVEPSNTATALLLLGRGSDPATERGVECPGDLPAPSDPDLVARATAAKAALGSKVFVLGHHYQRDEVIQFADVTGDSFKLAREAAARPDAEYIVFCGVHFMAESADILTSDAQKVVLPDLAAGCSMADMAVLSQVETAWDVLTELGVAADTVPVTYMNSSADIKGFVGRNGGVVCTSSNAKRALEWAYQQGSKVFFFPDQHLGRNTAVLEMGFALDDCVLYDPHKPNGGLTPQQLRDARMILWRGHCSVHGRFTLDSVEDVRARVPGVNVLVHPECRHEVVTAADFVGSTEYIIKAIEAAPAGSAWAVGTELNLVRRLALAHPDKQIMFLDKAVCYCSTMNRIDLPHLVWALEELVAGRVVNQITVDPDTAHHARVALDQMLALPGADTPPPTAS, from the coding sequence GTGACTTCGACCTGGGTGGAACCCTCCAACACCGCGACGGCACTGTTGCTGCTCGGCCGGGGCAGCGACCCCGCCACGGAGCGCGGCGTCGAGTGTCCGGGTGACCTGCCGGCGCCCAGCGACCCGGACCTGGTGGCCCGGGCCACGGCGGCGAAGGCGGCGCTGGGCAGCAAGGTCTTCGTGCTGGGGCACCACTACCAGCGCGACGAGGTGATCCAGTTCGCCGACGTGACCGGCGACTCGTTCAAGCTGGCCCGCGAGGCGGCGGCCCGGCCCGACGCGGAGTACATCGTCTTCTGCGGCGTGCACTTCATGGCCGAGAGCGCCGACATCCTCACCTCGGACGCGCAGAAGGTCGTCCTGCCCGACCTGGCCGCCGGCTGCTCGATGGCGGACATGGCGGTGCTGTCGCAGGTCGAGACGGCCTGGGACGTGCTCACCGAACTGGGCGTCGCGGCCGACACCGTCCCGGTGACGTACATGAACTCCTCGGCGGACATCAAGGGCTTCGTGGGTCGCAACGGCGGTGTGGTCTGCACCTCCTCGAACGCGAAACGGGCGCTGGAGTGGGCGTACCAGCAGGGCTCGAAGGTCTTCTTCTTCCCCGACCAGCACCTCGGCCGCAACACGGCGGTGCTCGAGATGGGCTTCGCGCTGGACGACTGCGTCCTCTACGACCCGCACAAGCCGAACGGCGGGCTCACCCCGCAGCAACTGCGCGACGCGCGGATGATCCTGTGGCGCGGGCACTGCTCGGTGCACGGCCGGTTCACCCTCGACAGCGTCGAGGACGTGCGGGCGCGGGTGCCGGGCGTGAACGTGCTGGTCCACCCGGAGTGCCGGCACGAGGTGGTCACCGCCGCCGACTTCGTCGGTTCGACGGAATACATCATCAAGGCCATCGAGGCGGCCCCGGCCGGCTCGGCCTGGGCGGTCGGCACCGAGCTGAACCTGGTCCGCCGGCTCGCGCTGGCCCACCCGGACAAGCAGATCATGTTCCTGGACAAGGCGGTCTGCTACTGCTCGACCATGAACCGGATCGACCTGCCCCACCTGGTCTGGGCGCTGGAGGAACTGGTGGCCGGCCGGGTGGTCAACCAGATCACCGTCGACCCGGACACCGCGCACCACGCCCGGGTGGCGTTGGATCAGATGCTCGCCCTGCCCGGGGCCGACACCCCGCCGCCGACGGCGAGCTGA
- a CDS encoding glycerate kinase family protein: MRVLLCPDKFAGTLPAPQVADAVAAGWREVAPDDDLLVRPLSDGGPGFLDVLSDALGGRRIPVPTVDPLGRPAAGEILLTDGGATAWLESAQACGLHLLDAGERDPKTTSSYGLGVLVAAAVEAGARTVVIGLGGSGTNDGGAGMLTALGVTPLDDGGRALPYGGAALAAVHAVDGAPRLRDARLVAATDVDNPLLGLHGASNVFGPQKGADRADVLLLDAALERFAAVLERDLPGCPERLGALPGGGAAGGLGAAVLALGGHCESGIGLVTRAIGLDTTLDAVDLVITGEGSFDHQSLRGKVVAGVAGAARDRGVPCVVVAGRVSTGRREAGAAGVTDAYSLVDHFGGEERGGLAAAMQRPAEGLRALGTRLARQWSR, encoded by the coding sequence ATGCGCGTACTGCTCTGCCCGGACAAGTTCGCCGGTACGCTGCCGGCCCCGCAGGTCGCCGATGCCGTGGCCGCCGGCTGGCGGGAGGTCGCGCCCGACGACGACCTGCTCGTACGGCCTCTGTCGGACGGTGGGCCGGGCTTCCTCGACGTGCTCTCCGACGCCCTCGGCGGGCGCCGGATCCCGGTGCCGACCGTCGACCCGCTGGGCCGCCCGGCGGCCGGTGAGATCCTGCTCACCGACGGCGGTGCGACCGCGTGGCTGGAGAGCGCCCAGGCGTGCGGGCTGCACCTGCTCGACGCGGGCGAGCGCGACCCGAAGACCACCTCCTCGTACGGGCTGGGGGTGCTCGTCGCCGCCGCCGTGGAGGCCGGCGCCCGCACGGTCGTGATCGGGCTGGGCGGCTCCGGCACCAACGACGGCGGCGCGGGCATGCTGACCGCGCTCGGCGTGACCCCGCTGGACGACGGCGGCCGGGCGCTGCCGTACGGCGGGGCCGCGCTCGCCGCGGTGCACGCCGTCGACGGCGCGCCCCGGCTGCGCGACGCCCGCCTGGTCGCCGCCACCGACGTGGACAACCCGCTGCTGGGGCTGCACGGGGCGAGCAACGTGTTCGGCCCGCAGAAGGGCGCCGACCGGGCCGACGTGCTGTTGCTCGACGCCGCGCTGGAGCGCTTCGCCGCCGTGCTGGAGCGGGACCTGCCCGGCTGCCCCGAGCGGCTGGGCGCGCTGCCCGGCGGCGGCGCGGCCGGTGGGCTGGGCGCGGCCGTGCTGGCGCTGGGCGGGCACTGCGAGTCGGGCATCGGCCTGGTCACCCGGGCGATCGGGCTGGACACCACGCTCGACGCGGTCGATCTGGTGATCACGGGGGAGGGCTCGTTCGACCACCAGTCGCTGCGCGGCAAGGTGGTGGCCGGGGTGGCCGGCGCCGCCCGGGACCGGGGCGTGCCCTGCGTGGTGGTCGCCGGCCGGGTCAGCACCGGCCGGCGGGAGGCGGGGGCGGCCGGGGTAACCGACGCGTACAGCCTGGTGGATCACTTCGGGGGCGAGGAGCGTGGCGGGCTGGCCGCCGCGATGCAGCGCCCGGCCGAGGGGCTGCGGGCGCTCGGCACCCGGCTGGCCCGGCAGTGGAGCCGCTGA
- the erpA gene encoding iron-sulfur cluster insertion protein ErpA, translated as MTTPAQTESTEAKAPTSVVLTDVAAQKVKALIEQEGRDDLRLRVAVQPGGCSGLRYQLFFDERSLDGDVVTDYDGVGVVVDRMSAPYLAGATIDFADRIDAQGFTIDNPNAGNSCACGDSFS; from the coding sequence GTGACCACGCCAGCGCAGACCGAGTCGACCGAGGCCAAGGCCCCCACGTCCGTCGTCCTCACCGACGTCGCGGCGCAGAAGGTCAAGGCCCTGATCGAGCAGGAGGGCCGCGACGACCTGCGGCTCCGGGTCGCCGTGCAGCCGGGCGGCTGCTCCGGCCTGCGGTACCAGCTCTTCTTCGACGAGCGGTCGCTCGACGGTGACGTCGTCACCGACTACGACGGTGTCGGGGTCGTCGTCGACCGGATGAGCGCCCCCTACCTGGCCGGCGCCACCATCGACTTCGCCGACCGGATCGACGCCCAGGGATTCACCATCGACAACCCCAACGCGGGCAACTCCTGCGCCTGCGGCGACTCGTTCAGCTGA
- a CDS encoding carbohydrate kinase family protein, whose amino-acid sequence MKIAVTGSIATDHLMSFPGRFADQFLADQLHKVSLSFLVDDLVLRRGGVAANIAFGMGQLGLRPVLVGAVGADFADYRSWLERHGVDCDSVHVSEVAHTARFVCTTDTDMCQIASFYAGAMSEARNIELGPVARRLDGLDLVLVGANDPEAMLRHSAECRERGYRFAADPSQQLARMEGEDVVALIEGAEYLMTNDYEKSLLQSKAGLTDAQLLDRVKVRVTTLGKHGVEIAGRDFDPIHVPIARETQAVDPTGVGDGFRAGFFTALSWGLGLERAAQVGSLLATLVLETVGTQEYEVRRDLFVKRLAESYGDVAAEEVRPHLVP is encoded by the coding sequence ATGAAGATCGCCGTGACCGGCTCGATCGCCACCGACCATCTGATGAGCTTCCCCGGTCGTTTCGCCGACCAGTTCCTCGCCGACCAGCTGCACAAGGTCTCGCTCTCCTTCCTGGTGGACGACCTGGTGCTGCGGCGCGGCGGGGTGGCGGCCAACATCGCCTTCGGCATGGGGCAGCTCGGCCTGCGCCCGGTCCTGGTCGGCGCGGTCGGCGCGGACTTCGCCGACTACCGCTCCTGGCTGGAGCGCCACGGCGTCGACTGCGACTCGGTGCACGTCAGCGAGGTGGCGCACACCGCCCGGTTCGTCTGCACCACGGACACCGACATGTGCCAGATCGCCTCGTTCTACGCCGGGGCGATGAGTGAGGCCCGCAACATCGAGCTGGGGCCGGTGGCCCGCCGCCTCGACGGGCTGGACCTGGTCCTGGTGGGCGCGAACGACCCGGAGGCGATGCTGCGGCACTCCGCGGAGTGCCGGGAGCGCGGCTACCGGTTCGCCGCCGACCCGTCCCAGCAGCTCGCCCGCATGGAGGGCGAGGACGTCGTCGCGCTGATCGAGGGCGCCGAGTACCTGATGACCAACGACTACGAGAAGTCGCTGTTGCAGAGCAAGGCCGGCCTGACCGACGCGCAGCTGCTCGACCGGGTCAAGGTGCGGGTCACCACGCTGGGCAAGCACGGGGTGGAGATCGCCGGGCGCGACTTCGACCCGATCCACGTGCCGATCGCGCGGGAGACCCAGGCGGTCGACCCGACCGGCGTCGGCGACGGGTTCCGGGCCGGCTTCTTCACCGCCCTCTCCTGGGGCCTCGGGCTGGAGCGCGCCGCGCAGGTCGGCTCCCTGCTCGCCACGCTGGTGCTGGAGACCGTCGGCACCCAGGAGTACGAGGTCCGCCGCGACCTGTTCGTCAAGCGCCTCGCCGAGTCGTACGGCGACGTCGCCGCCGAGGAGGTCCGCCCGCACCTCGTGCCGTGA
- a CDS encoding sulfurtransferase TusA family protein produces the protein MTAPAEILDCRGQRCPLPVIAVARRLPELPVGTVVRVLADDPAAAVDLPAWCRMRGQEFLGTITGTDGPAFDVRRRH, from the coding sequence GTGACGGCGCCGGCGGAGATCCTCGACTGCCGCGGCCAGCGCTGCCCGCTGCCGGTCATCGCGGTGGCCAGGCGGCTGCCCGAGCTGCCCGTCGGCACGGTGGTGCGGGTGCTCGCCGACGATCCGGCCGCGGCGGTGGACCTCCCGGCGTGGTGCCGGATGCGTGGCCAGGAGTTCCTCGGCACGATCACGGGCACCGACGGCCCCGCGTTCGACGTCCGCCGCCGCCACTGA
- a CDS encoding cysteine desulfurase family protein → MSASPVYLDAATAAPLHPVARQALLAALDDGWADPGRLYTQARRARQLLDAAREASAQTLGVRADELSFTPSGTTAAHSAVLGGLAGRRRVGPALVHSAIEHSAVLHAAERHVAAGGAATSVPVDRLGRLDLDRWAAAVRAPGVALAALIAASHEVGTLQPVPEAARECAEAGVPLYVDAAQLVGRAPVPAGWSVLTASAHKWGGPPGVGLLVVRKGTRWESPWPADDREAGRTPGALNLPAVVAAAASLRAAAADAAAEAARLTPLVARIRARVAAEVPDVEVVGDPDHRLPHLVTFSCLYVDGEALLHALDRRGFAVSSGSSCTSSTLRPSHVLEAMGVLSHGNVRISLHRETTEADVERFLTELPGIVAGLRAEAGVVGL, encoded by the coding sequence GTGAGCGCATCCCCGGTCTACCTGGACGCGGCCACCGCCGCGCCGCTGCACCCGGTCGCCCGGCAGGCGCTGCTGGCGGCCCTCGACGACGGCTGGGCGGACCCCGGCCGCCTCTACACGCAGGCGCGCCGGGCCCGTCAACTCCTCGACGCCGCCCGCGAGGCGAGCGCGCAGACGCTCGGCGTGCGCGCCGACGAACTCTCCTTCACCCCCAGCGGTACGACGGCCGCGCACTCGGCCGTGCTGGGGGGCCTGGCCGGGCGGCGGCGCGTCGGCCCCGCCCTGGTGCACTCCGCGATCGAGCACTCGGCGGTGCTGCACGCCGCCGAGCGGCACGTCGCGGCGGGTGGCGCGGCCACGTCCGTACCGGTGGACCGGCTGGGCCGGCTCGACCTGGACCGCTGGGCGGCGGCGGTCCGGGCGCCGGGGGTGGCGCTGGCCGCACTGATCGCCGCCAGCCACGAGGTCGGCACCCTCCAGCCGGTGCCGGAGGCCGCGCGGGAGTGCGCCGAGGCCGGGGTGCCGCTGTACGTGGACGCCGCCCAGCTGGTGGGCCGGGCCCCGGTGCCGGCGGGCTGGTCGGTGCTGACCGCCAGCGCGCACAAGTGGGGCGGGCCACCCGGCGTCGGGTTGCTCGTCGTGCGCAAGGGCACCCGCTGGGAGTCGCCCTGGCCGGCCGACGACCGGGAGGCCGGGCGTACGCCGGGAGCGCTCAACCTGCCGGCGGTGGTGGCGGCGGCGGCGAGCCTGCGCGCGGCGGCGGCCGACGCGGCGGCCGAGGCGGCCCGGCTGACGCCGCTGGTGGCCCGGATCCGGGCCCGGGTGGCGGCGGAGGTGCCGGACGTGGAGGTGGTGGGTGATCCCGACCACCGTCTCCCACACCTGGTGACCTTCTCCTGCCTCTACGTCGACGGGGAGGCCCTGCTGCACGCGCTCGACCGGCGCGGGTTCGCCGTCTCCTCGGGCTCCTCGTGCACGTCGTCGACGCTGCGGCCCTCGCACGTGCTGGAGGCGATGGGGGTGCTCTCGCACGGCAACGTCCGGATCTCGCTGCACCGGGAGACGACGGAGGCCGACGTCGAGAGGTTCCTCACCGAACTGCCCGGCATCGTGGCGGGGCTGCGGGCCGAGGCCGGGGTGGTGGGGCTGTGA
- the ctaC gene encoding aa3-type cytochrome oxidase subunit II, with the protein MVARSSEVRPSAVRHSASPGAGGRRGRGAGRIAGLGLGGAALLVLLTGCDVGAAFGGFGWPQGGITPESRRMYDLWIASCIAALAVGVFVWGLIFWCVVRYRKRGNELPVQTRYNMPMEFLYTIAPILIVSVLFYYTAIVQTDVVRTTKNPDVTVEVVAFKWNWQFNYRDGQGQDANTVASVLGTSEVIPILVLPTDRSIRFEETSRDVIHSFWVPELLFKRDVMPGKIRNVFEVSKLEAEGAYVGRCAELCGSYHAFMNFELRVVSPEKYEQFLAAKRDGRSTQEALTAIGEDPYAKTTKPFETRRTEANFNPDDAPAGAGS; encoded by the coding sequence GTGGTCGCAAGGAGTTCGGAGGTACGGCCGTCGGCCGTACGGCACAGCGCTTCCCCAGGAGCCGGTGGGCGCCGGGGACGTGGTGCCGGTCGGATCGCCGGGCTCGGTCTCGGCGGAGCGGCGCTGCTGGTCCTGCTCACGGGCTGCGACGTCGGCGCGGCGTTCGGCGGATTCGGCTGGCCGCAGGGCGGCATCACGCCCGAGTCGCGCCGGATGTACGACCTGTGGATCGCCTCGTGCATCGCGGCGCTCGCGGTCGGCGTCTTCGTGTGGGGCCTGATCTTCTGGTGCGTCGTGCGCTACCGCAAGCGGGGCAACGAGCTGCCGGTGCAGACCCGTTACAACATGCCGATGGAGTTCCTCTACACCATCGCGCCGATCCTGATCGTCTCCGTGCTCTTCTACTACACGGCGATCGTGCAGACCGACGTGGTGCGGACGACCAAGAACCCCGACGTCACGGTCGAGGTGGTCGCGTTCAAGTGGAACTGGCAGTTCAACTACCGCGACGGCCAGGGCCAGGACGCCAACACCGTCGCCTCCGTGCTGGGCACCAGCGAGGTCATCCCGATCCTGGTGCTGCCGACCGACCGGTCCATCCGGTTCGAGGAGACCAGCCGCGACGTCATCCACTCCTTCTGGGTGCCGGAGCTGCTGTTCAAGCGCGACGTCATGCCGGGCAAGATCCGCAACGTGTTCGAGGTCTCGAAGCTGGAGGCCGAGGGCGCCTACGTGGGTCGCTGCGCCGAGCTCTGCGGCAGCTACCACGCCTTCATGAACTTCGAGCTGCGCGTCGTCTCTCCGGAGAAGTACGAGCAGTTCCTGGCGGCCAAGCGCGACGGCAGGTCCACGCAGGAGGCGCTGACGGCCATCGGCGAGGACCCGTACGCGAAGACCACGAAGCCGTTCGAGACCCGGCGTACCGAGGCCAACTTCAACCCCGACGACGCGCCGGCCGGCGCGGGAAGCTGA
- a CDS encoding cytochrome c oxidase subunit 4 has product MKTEWRIFLVIAGFLLFATFLYGGWTAADSGGQVEWVGTVALLLSFLLCSMCGGFFWFVSRRIDLRPEDRPDGEIADGAGEIGFFSPGSYWPFGLAIAVALAGFGLAFWQFWLLGLGMVAVTFSVCGLLFEYYSGTRRTAEH; this is encoded by the coding sequence ATGAAGACCGAGTGGCGCATCTTCCTGGTCATCGCCGGGTTCCTGCTCTTCGCCACCTTCCTCTACGGCGGGTGGACCGCCGCCGACTCCGGCGGCCAGGTCGAGTGGGTGGGCACGGTCGCCCTGCTGCTGAGCTTCCTGCTCTGCTCGATGTGTGGCGGCTTCTTCTGGTTCGTCTCCCGCCGGATCGACCTCCGGCCGGAGGACCGGCCGGACGGTGAGATCGCCGACGGCGCGGGCGAGATCGGCTTCTTCAGCCCGGGCAGCTACTGGCCGTTCGGCCTGGCGATCGCCGTCGCGCTCGCCGGCTTCGGCCTCGCGTTCTGGCAGTTCTGGCTGCTCGGCCTCGGCATGGTGGCGGTCACGTTCTCCGTCTGCGGCCTGCTGTTCGAGTACTACAGCGGCACCCGGCGCACCGCCGAGCACTGA
- the trpD gene encoding anthranilate phosphoribosyltransferase, with translation MGDRTWPHLLNALLRGEELATADTAWAMGEIMAGSAAPAQMAGFVVALRAKGETSAELAGLVEAMLGRAVPVELPDELRATALDVVGTGGDLAHTVNISTMASLVVAGAGVRVVKHGNRAASSSCGTADVLEFLGVPLDLGPEGVARCVAEAGMGFCFAARFHPGMRHTGPVRRELGVPTVFNFLGPLTNPARPRAGAVGCFDARMAPVMAGVFAARGDSVLVMRGEDGLDEFTTAAPTRVWAAQGGVVRESLLDAADLGVPRATLADLRGGDAAYNADVVRRLLAGETGPVRDAVLVNAAAALATQGPLDGDLTEALRAGMDRAAESVGSGSAARVLDRWIEVARAL, from the coding sequence ATGGGCGATCGGACCTGGCCGCACCTGCTCAACGCGCTGCTGCGCGGTGAGGAACTCGCCACCGCCGACACCGCCTGGGCGATGGGCGAGATCATGGCCGGCTCGGCGGCCCCGGCGCAGATGGCGGGCTTCGTCGTCGCGCTGCGCGCCAAGGGCGAGACCTCGGCCGAGCTGGCCGGCCTGGTGGAGGCGATGCTCGGCCGGGCCGTGCCGGTGGAGCTGCCCGACGAGCTGCGCGCCACCGCCCTCGACGTGGTCGGCACCGGCGGTGACCTCGCGCACACGGTCAACATCTCGACCATGGCCTCGCTGGTGGTGGCCGGTGCCGGCGTCCGCGTGGTCAAGCACGGCAACCGGGCGGCCTCCTCGTCGTGCGGCACCGCCGACGTGCTGGAGTTCCTCGGCGTACCGCTCGACCTGGGGCCGGAGGGGGTGGCCCGGTGCGTGGCCGAGGCCGGCATGGGCTTCTGCTTCGCGGCCCGGTTCCACCCGGGGATGCGGCACACGGGCCCGGTACGCCGGGAGCTGGGCGTGCCCACCGTGTTCAACTTCCTCGGCCCGCTGACCAACCCGGCGCGGCCCCGCGCCGGAGCGGTCGGGTGCTTCGACGCCCGGATGGCCCCGGTCATGGCCGGCGTCTTCGCCGCCCGTGGCGACTCGGTGCTGGTGATGCGCGGCGAGGACGGGCTCGACGAGTTCACCACCGCCGCGCCCACCCGGGTCTGGGCAGCCCAGGGCGGCGTCGTCAGGGAGTCGCTGCTGGACGCGGCCGACCTCGGGGTACCCCGGGCCACCCTGGCCGACCTGCGGGGCGGTGACGCCGCCTACAACGCCGACGTGGTCCGCCGGCTGCTGGCCGGCGAGACCGGCCCGGTGCGCGACGCCGTCCTGGTCAACGCGGCGGCGGCGCTGGCCACGCAGGGCCCGCTGGACGGCGACCTGACCGAGGCGCTGCGGGCCGGGATGGACCGGGCCGCCGAGTCGGTCGGCTCCGGGTCCGCCGCCCGCGTGCTGGACCGCTGGATCGAGGTCGCGCGCGCCCTCTGA
- a CDS encoding response regulator, with protein sequence MSDRLCTVLLYSDDPQVRDRMRLAVGPRPAPGLRIEFVEASDYAECIRLVDDYEIDLLVLDGEASPGGGIGIARQVKDDRDDAPPTCVVIARAADRWLAAYAEVDATLVHPLDPVTTGTTVAELLRAHAPA encoded by the coding sequence ATGAGCGATCGTCTTTGCACCGTCCTGCTCTACAGCGACGACCCGCAGGTCCGCGACCGGATGCGGCTCGCCGTCGGCCCGCGCCCCGCGCCCGGCCTGCGCATCGAGTTCGTCGAGGCGTCCGACTACGCGGAGTGCATCCGGCTCGTCGACGACTACGAGATCGACCTGCTGGTGCTCGACGGCGAGGCGAGCCCGGGCGGCGGCATCGGCATCGCCCGGCAGGTCAAGGACGACCGGGACGACGCTCCCCCGACCTGCGTGGTGATCGCCCGCGCCGCCGACCGGTGGCTCGCGGCGTACGCCGAGGTCGACGCCACCCTGGTGCACCCGCTCGACCCGGTGACGACCGGCACGACGGTGGCCGAGCTGCTGCGGGCGCACGCGCCCGCCTGA